In the Arachis ipaensis cultivar K30076 chromosome B10, Araip1.1, whole genome shotgun sequence genome, one interval contains:
- the LOC107624542 gene encoding chaperone protein dnaJ 20, chloroplastic-like encodes MDVLSMSSLKTVPNQWCGVPERKRGVVSCRATRVANSNSNLYKVLSLSPKSATMDDIKRAYRSMALRYHPDVCHDPSKKDESTRLFVQLNQAYETLSNPTLKQEYDHQLGLITAHDENSRKRWKEQLAELKTRSHRKQGSWGSRMRAQNVIIMMNNHN; translated from the coding sequence ATGGACGTGTTATCGATGAGCAGTTTAAAAACAGTACCTAACCAGTGGTGTGGAGTCCCAGAGCGAAAAAGAGGGGTGGTTTCATGCAGAGCGACAAGGGTAGCAAACAGCAACAGTAACTTGTACAAGGTGCTGTCACTGAGTCCCAAGAGTGCAACAATGGATGATATCAAGAGAGCATACAGATCAATGGCTCTAAGGTACCACCCTGACGTCTGCCATGACCCTTCCAAGAAAGATGAATCCACAAGGCTTTTCGTGCAGCTCAATCAAGCTTATGAGACCTTGTCTAATCCCACCCTCAAACAAGAGTACGATCATCAATTAGGCTTGATAACCGCTCATGATGAAAACTCCAGAAAGAGGTGGAAGGAACAACTAGCTGAGTTGAAGACAAGGTCCCATAGAAAACAGGGATCATGGGGTAGTAGAATGAGGGCCCAAAACGTTATCATCATGATGAACAACCACAACTAG
- the LOC107622007 gene encoding non-specific lipid-transfer protein-like protein At2g13820 isoform X1 — MAAKLSLSFIILCVVGAVMCDGARSPSPSVDCSNLVLTMADCLSFVTNGSTTTKPEGTCCSGLKTVLKTAPDCLCEAFKSSVQFGVVLNVTKALALPSACGLSASSATDYCGLSGAPAASPGGGRVSPGSSPSSASGSETTAPSWNNNGPINEVSPRSAPSSPSKGKSSASTMFPISPASLFLPLLLLPLFSLF; from the exons ATGGCAGCCAAGCTTTCACTTTCGTTCATCATTCTGTGTGTTGTTGGTGCCGTCATGTGTGACGGCGCTCGTTCACCGTCACCTTCCGTGGACTGTTCGAATTTGGTGCTAACAATGGCGGATTGTTTGTCATTCGTCACGAATGGGAGTACCACAACGAAGCCAGAAGGAACATGCTGCTCTGGATTGAAGACTGTACTCAAAACTGCACCAGACTGTCTCTGTGAAGCTTTCAAAAGTAGCGTTCAGTTTGGTGTCGTCTTGAATGTCACCAAGGCCTTAGCTCTTCCTTCTGCTTGCGGTCTCTCTGCTTCTTCTGCCACTGACTACTGTGGAT TGAGTGGAGCGCCTGCTGCTTCTCCTGGAG GTGGAAGGGTTTCTCCAGGTAGTTCTCCAAGTTCAGCGTCTGGTAGTGAAACAACAGCACCTAGTTGGAATAATAATGGTCCAATAAATGAGGTATCTCCAAGATCAGCACCATCATCGCCATCTAAAGGGAAGAGCTCAGCATCAACCATGTTCCCTATTTCACCTGCATCACTCTTTCTTCCCTTATTATTGCtacctctcttctctctgttttga
- the LOC107622007 gene encoding non-specific lipid-transfer protein-like protein At5g64080 isoform X2, with protein sequence MAAKLSLSFIILCVVGAVMCDGARSPSPSVDCSNLVLTMADCLSFVTNGSTTTKPEGTCCSGLKTVLKTAPDCLCEAFKSSVQFGVVLNVTKALALPSACGLSASSATDYCGLSGAPAASPGGFSFASFCYYVTRYILSCFCNFLISILIVEGFLQVVLQVQRLVVKQQHLVGIIMVQ encoded by the exons ATGGCAGCCAAGCTTTCACTTTCGTTCATCATTCTGTGTGTTGTTGGTGCCGTCATGTGTGACGGCGCTCGTTCACCGTCACCTTCCGTGGACTGTTCGAATTTGGTGCTAACAATGGCGGATTGTTTGTCATTCGTCACGAATGGGAGTACCACAACGAAGCCAGAAGGAACATGCTGCTCTGGATTGAAGACTGTACTCAAAACTGCACCAGACTGTCTCTGTGAAGCTTTCAAAAGTAGCGTTCAGTTTGGTGTCGTCTTGAATGTCACCAAGGCCTTAGCTCTTCCTTCTGCTTGCGGTCTCTCTGCTTCTTCTGCCACTGACTACTGTGGAT TGAGTGGAGCGCCTGCTGCTTCTCCTGGAGGTTTCTCTTTTGCCTCGTTTTGTTATTATGTGACACGTTATATTTTGTCATGTTTCTGCAACTTTCTCATATCAATCTTAATA GTGGAAGGGTTTCTCCAGGTAGTTCTCCAAGTTCAGCGTCTGGTAGTGAAACAACAGCACCTAGTTGGAATAATAATGGTCCAATAA